The genomic segment ACAGCAGGTCGTAATAGGCTCTTCCTCAAGGGGGAGGGCTCATACAAAGTGGTCTATTTTTCCTGACCAGCATGGTCGACTTGGCCAGAGGCCGAccacaaattacacaaactcGCGGAacacaagttctatgtgtaaggctgctCGAAGATAAgcctgtttttctattttgcaggacctttcGAGTGAGCGTGGaacatggcttgtaagttttttaaattcaaaaacagactctattttgcaggataacCCGAGTATGAATGGTCTCACAAAATGGTAAGTTCTTCTGATTCGTAGGCTTGACCGCGTGGTCGGCAATTTTCCAGCCGACCAAACGGTTGGGGTCTCGAGCTTTTACTATCTGTAGTTTGTTTATGTGCAGCGTATAGGTTTTGTTCTAGTTGATTGATCATATTGTTAGGGTGGGAGTCAGAATTGCTACTCGCACAGTGTCGAAGGTATGGACATTTAAGGGATGACGTCCATGAGGCCACAAGTCCTAGATCGAGTCGAGCGCTGGTCGGCCCCGAACGGCTCGTCGTGCTAAGGGACATCCTAAGCGCCAGAAACCTTGCTAGCGAGCACCCTAAACCTACTTGCCACTCGAACACAGGAAAAATTTACATGAAGACTAGTCCTTCCATTACAAAGCGACCACCCGGGCAGCCTCCGGGGGCTAGTTCTAAGTAGTCTATTCAGTACATGCGAGACCCGAAAACATACGGCAGTGGATTGAACCGGACACACCAAAGAAGGTAGCAGACAGATATGAGTCTACAAATTCATGGAGCTCCTCTGTGGTCTTCAGGGTGCTGACAAAGCCTTCGGAGACTGCAGGGATGAGGTATGTATCCAGAATCGTGGATGTAGGTTAGGGCAACACAAACGCCGGTGGCTCTGTCATCCAGCAAGTGGTCGCCCACCATCATGTGTAGCTTTTCCTCAAGGCTCAAGGCCACTCGCCTCCTAAGAGGCCGCCAAAAACCAGTTGACGTGACCAATCACGGTGTCTCTAGATGTTGGGTGAACCTGAACATCGGTGGACTGCAGAACTGAATCGAAGGGTGTAAAAGCTCGGCTGAGGCGATCATAGAAATATTCTCGTCACTGGTCGCTTTCTCTGGCCATCTGCTCTAGGTCTCTCCACGCTGCGAGCAACTCCTCCTAACAAGGTGGAGTAATCTTACGCATTCTAGGTTAGAGAGAGATGCAGTTGTCTGTTTCTGGGTGAGAAGATAGGTTTTATTCGGATGTGTATGTCTAAATGGTTGTAGTCAGCGTTAAAATCATAATATCTAGAGCTGTGTGCTAGAAAACTATGTGTTGTGAAGTTGTAGGATGTGTGGAATCGAGAGTGGAGCTGGATGTACAGGCTCTTGGGCCTAAGGGCAGAGGTCGGTGGGTAGGGTGGGCTAGGGGGATTGAGCGGAAGCTAGTTGGGTCAATTCATTGTTGGGTTGGAGAAATATGGGAGGTGGAGAGACATGTGAGAGGTGGATGCGTATAAGGTGAGAAGCCGGCTGGGTCAGTTGAGTATTGCATGCAGGGTTAACAAATTCATTGAAAATTGCTCAAAAATTATGGTTTTCGACCAATTCGATCTGCACCGCATTCAGTATGTGACCGTATTTCGGTttgattcaaattcaaaattaaaaaataaaaaatttgacaaaatttgttATGTTTCTACTGAACTTCACCGAATTTGTACCGATATTCACGGTTTTCAAAGAATTTTCTGGGTTCCAGTTTTTGGTGCTCCATCGCATTTGTGTACCCTGGATGCATGTAGTGTGTAGGATAATATTATACACCATGGGTGATGAATAACACATGTGGAAGTGTCTTATACCTCAGcataaagatgtccaaatgggccgtgcctactgggccggtccgaggcacggcactgtaggcacggcccaggcacggcacagcccgattaccgacgggccgggccggcacggcacgacgccatgggccgtgcctgggccgagcgcgcggcacgacaggccggcacggcacggcccggtcaaGTCGGGTCGGCACGAGCACGGCCCAACCCaggccggcacggcccggcacggtccggcccggcactattttctatttttttatttatatttttaattttttagctatttttaaatatttttaatctattttttatatttttatctattttctatatattttttatgtattttttatttttttaatattttttttatctatttcggcccgtcgggccgaccgggccgtcgggccgaaatcgtgcccgggccggcccggcacggcacggtcaccgACGGGCTGTGCTgtgggccgaggggaaggcacgcgggccggcacggcacggcccgttactgtagatgggccgtttgggccgtgccgtagccgggccgtgccgagtcgggcccgtgccgggccggcacgaacggcccatttggccatgtttaCCTCAGCAGTATCATTACAACATGGCACAGATACACGTGTAGATTCTTCATTTGATATGTGATTAAACTAGCATAGTGATTCTGCAAACGGATCAGGTACACAGCCAACTACAGTATCGGTGTAAGTTGAGTAAAATGTCCATCTTTTGTCAGATTGATACTAACAAACATATCAATTAGATAGCTTAACGTCTAGCTTTCACTACAAGAGAAATAGTTATATTTGTCACCTATAACTACCGGAATCATAGAAGAAAAACTAACACTGATACaattatcactgccaattcgTATGAAACcctattactgccggttcatagGAGTTATGATTGCCGGTATGTCTACAAAACTGGCAGTGACCGTTACCTTGTTGGTTTTGATCggatttgaatttttaattcaCTCTAGTTTTGTCTCGTGCCCTCACGTCCGGTCCCCCTCTAGCTCCAGATTTTTTCTCACTCCTCTCACCAAGCACGCACTCTCACTTATCTCTTCTCCATGAGTCTCTATCTTATCTCTTATCTCTCTCTTGACTCGGTGCAGCACGACGGGAAGGGAAGAGCGTCCCCTCACGAGTCCCTACTACACTGGCAGTCGAGCGCCTGCAGCGACGGAGCGCACACGGCATCGGTGGGATATGGGCATCGGTGAGGTTGTCCATGGCACGTGGGCAGCATTGACGGGTGCGTGGGCGGGCACGGCTCTGCAGCTGCATGTCCAAGACAGCGATAACAACCCACTACCAAGGCTCTAGGGATGTCAATAGCACTCGATCTCTAACTTTTTACAGGGAATTTCCACATTAGGTGATAGAGATAAAGAGATTTCGTCTCTTGTGAGGATATAAATAGTAGAAATCATATCTTCTTCGAGTCTAACGGAGACAGGTATGGTAAAATATTCTTCGTCCTAGTTTCCCCATAGGGATCCGCTTTGGCCCGACAGAGTGTAGCTTCTGTCGGTTACAAATTCGATAGTGAAAGGTTTGGAACCGATAGTACAATAGTTTAGTTGTTTAGTACATCTTATGTCGGTAAATATAAAATAAACTCAAATACtgtacattaaatatatgttttaatgTACATTCATATTCTATAGTAATttccgttgtttagtacatcTTATATCGGTAAATATCAAATAAACTCAAATACTGTACATTAAATTGGGCACAGATGTATTTTAGAACAATTAACAATTCAGAACGGCATGTTCACCTTATATAATCTTGTCTTCTTTATTTTCATTTCACTGCTGGTACATTGGACATGACAAGTGCAATAGACTTGCATACAATACAGTGTAGTGTAGATTAAACAAATGACAACATATCTAACAAACACATATCAGAACTTGAGACCAGATCCTTTGAACTTCTCCTCTACAAGGAGGTCTATTTTTTCTCCCATCTCCGTGCTCATGTGGTTAACCCAATCTCCAACCTTCCCTTTCCTAAATAGTGAAGAATACTCAATAAAGATCTTACCTCCTGCACGCTCAACACCACCTTTCTGATTGACACCTTGGCTACTGAGTGCCTCAAAGCTGCATAACCTCACAACCTCCTCTTCAACTCCACGGCTTTCCTCCTCGTCAGTGAAGGGGACACCCAGGAAGCTTGCGAGATTCCTGACAACCTTCAGTGGATCAAACACAATATCTTCGTACTTCAGAAAAAGAACCTCATGAGGTCTCTCCAAGCTTTCATTCCAGTACTGGAGGTAGTGATCCCAAAAAGGACCGAAAGGTGAGCATCCCTCAGAAAACATGGTGAATGCTTCATCAAGATTTATAGGATCCCCTTTGGTCATCCTATTGTCAAAGTGCCACCTTGAGATAAAGGCATCCTTGGGCTCCCGGCAAAGGTACACGATCCGGCAGCCATTGGTGGAAACAGTGGGTGGGAGCAGTGAGAGTGGCAGGTGGGTAGCAAGAAGCCTGGGAGAGGGAAGTCTTTCGATGTCGTCGAGATCTCCTCCCTGGGCTCCTATAGTTGGCACAAGCCTTTGCGGGTTCTGCTtgagcaacgggtggtctgcaGAAGTGTAGCGGGAGCGGTTGGTGATGGCGAAGGAAAGGGCCTTCAGCCAAGTGGTGCCAC from the Phragmites australis chromosome 19, lpPhrAust1.1, whole genome shotgun sequence genome contains:
- the LOC133900893 gene encoding cytosolic sulfotransferase 18-like → MEKMQHGNEKSCPTSPPVPRSSQSYTEDLVETLPTREGWSTPLILYKNCWLRSHMLNNFMRVQDNFKPRSNDVILATHPKCGTTWLKALSFAITNRSRYTSADHPLLKQNPQRLVPTIGAQGGDLDDIERLPSPRLLATHLPLSLLPPTVSTNGCRIVYLCREPKDAFISRWHFDNRMTKGDPINLDEAFTMFSEGCSPFGPFWDHYLQYWNESLERPHEVLFLKYEDIVFDPLKVVRNLASFLGVPFTDEEESRGVEEEVVRLCSFEALSSQGVNQKGGVERAGGKIFIEYSSLFRKGKVGDWVNHMSTEMGEKIDLLVEEKFKGSGLKF